In Paenibacillus hexagrammi, the following are encoded in one genomic region:
- a CDS encoding glycosyltransferase family 2 protein: MLDKILLLFQIGLACVGAYQLFLTFFGWYRPRNKKKYAPQKSFAVLVAAHNEEQVVGALIENLKALDYPKELYDIFVICDNCTDSTADIARSHGVYAMERHNPNLRGKGYAIEWMLKELWKRERQYDAVVMFDADNLSSKDYLQHMNNDLCSGSRVIQAYLDTKNPVDSWVTASYAISYYFANRFWQMPRTNLGLANYLGGTGMCFESSLLKQIGWGATSLVEDLEFSMRCIKMGIRPTYNYEAIVYDEKPLTFKASARQRLRWMQGHFDVAKRYFFPLLWQGIKEGSWTKIDAAVYSANVYNFFFGAIISMLLWIKSITPGWSETPALVDINPVFFNSVSIAIYVLLPISMYIEKAPWKTFKYLLLYPIFMLSWWPITLHAFFTQNNKTWSHTEHTRVIRLEEMNSKQAS, from the coding sequence ATGCTGGACAAAATTTTGCTTTTGTTTCAAATCGGGTTGGCTTGTGTAGGGGCTTACCAGTTGTTTCTAACCTTTTTTGGGTGGTACCGGCCTCGAAACAAGAAGAAGTATGCACCTCAAAAATCATTTGCTGTTCTCGTAGCGGCACATAACGAGGAACAAGTTGTCGGAGCCTTGATTGAGAACCTGAAGGCTTTAGATTACCCGAAAGAGCTCTACGATATTTTTGTCATTTGCGACAATTGCACGGACAGCACAGCTGATATCGCACGAAGCCACGGCGTGTACGCCATGGAGCGCCACAACCCGAACCTGCGGGGCAAAGGCTACGCGATTGAATGGATGCTGAAGGAACTCTGGAAGCGCGAAAGACAGTATGATGCGGTTGTCATGTTTGATGCCGACAATCTGTCCAGTAAGGATTACCTGCAGCATATGAACAACGATTTGTGCTCCGGGTCCCGTGTCATTCAAGCTTACCTGGATACCAAGAACCCTGTGGATTCCTGGGTGACAGCTTCTTACGCCATTTCTTATTACTTTGCCAACCGTTTCTGGCAGATGCCTCGTACCAATCTGGGTCTAGCCAACTACCTGGGCGGTACCGGAATGTGTTTCGAATCAAGCCTGCTGAAGCAAATTGGTTGGGGAGCAACCAGCCTGGTTGAAGACTTGGAATTCTCCATGCGCTGCATCAAGATGGGTATCAGACCGACTTACAACTACGAAGCGATCGTCTATGATGAAAAGCCGCTAACGTTCAAAGCTTCCGCCAGACAGCGTCTGCGCTGGATGCAGGGACACTTCGATGTGGCGAAGCGCTACTTTTTTCCGCTGTTGTGGCAGGGGATTAAAGAGGGCAGTTGGACGAAAATTGATGCCGCGGTCTACTCCGCGAACGTGTATAACTTTTTCTTCGGCGCAATCATCAGCATGCTGTTATGGATAAAGTCCATCACACCAGGCTGGTCAGAAACACCGGCGCTTGTCGACATCAATCCGGTTTTCTTTAATAGTGTCAGCATAGCGATTTATGTGCTGCTGCCAATTTCCATGTACATTGAGAAGGCGCCTTGGAAGACGTTTAAATATTTGCTGCTCTATCCGATTTTTATGCTCTCCTGGTGGCCGATCACCTTGCATGCGTTCTTCACGCAAAACAACAAGACTTGGAGCCATACTGAGCATACAAGGGTTATCCGCTTGGAAGAGATGAACAGCAAGCAGGCCAGCTAG
- the trmB gene encoding tRNA (guanosine(46)-N7)-methyltransferase TrmB, with the protein MRLRGRKGIREDIERQSELVVLNARDHKGKWAELFGNNNPIYAELGMGKGKFISEMSRKYPDINFLGVDMYDELIRKASEKARAAHELADEEETIIPNLRLVLFNIEQIEEAFADGELERIFLNFSDPWPKKKHARRRLTHPGFVNKYKDILNENGEIHLKTDSQLLFEFSLNSFSDMGLRLRNISLNLHAEGIHPDHVMTEYETKFAGQGMNIHRCEVVIGPKALEQHIQQLVKSNS; encoded by the coding sequence ATGCGATTACGAGGAAGAAAAGGCATAAGAGAAGACATTGAGCGCCAATCGGAGCTTGTTGTTTTGAATGCAAGGGACCACAAGGGAAAATGGGCTGAGCTGTTTGGCAATAACAACCCCATCTATGCGGAGCTTGGCATGGGGAAGGGGAAATTCATTAGTGAAATGAGCCGCAAATACCCGGACATTAATTTCTTGGGCGTTGATATGTACGACGAGCTGATTCGCAAAGCAAGCGAAAAAGCCAGAGCAGCTCATGAACTCGCTGACGAAGAAGAGACGATAATTCCCAATCTTCGTCTCGTACTTTTCAACATTGAACAAATCGAAGAAGCATTTGCTGATGGGGAACTTGAGCGCATTTTCTTGAACTTCAGTGATCCTTGGCCGAAGAAAAAGCATGCGCGCAGAAGATTGACACATCCCGGCTTCGTAAACAAATATAAAGATATTCTCAACGAGAACGGTGAAATTCATTTGAAAACAGACTCGCAGCTGCTTTTTGAGTTTTCGTTGAATTCATTTTCCGATATGGGGCTTAGACTCCGTAACATTTCTTTAAACTTACACGCAGAAGGTATTCATCCGGATCATGTCATGACGGAATACGAGACGAAGTTTGCAGGACAAGGAATGAACATCCACCGCTGCGAAGTGGTCATTGGCCCGAAGGCGCTTGAACAACACATCCAGCAGTTGGTCAAGTCAAATTCCTAG
- the infC gene encoding translation initiation factor IF-3, giving the protein MINDEIRVKEVRLIGADGEQLGIKLTREALQIAIDANLDLVNVAPTAKPPVCRIMDYGKYRYELQKKEKEARKNQKIVDIKEIRLSATIDEHDFQTKLRNAVKFLGDGDKVKASVRFRGREIAHAEIGRKVLERLAAETAEISSQERAPKLEGRSMIMILTPKATT; this is encoded by the coding sequence ATGATTAATGATGAGATTCGCGTGAAGGAAGTTCGCCTAATCGGTGCGGACGGAGAACAGCTTGGCATCAAGCTGACTCGTGAAGCTCTTCAAATTGCAATCGACGCCAACTTGGATCTGGTGAATGTGGCACCAACGGCTAAGCCGCCTGTATGCCGCATCATGGACTACGGTAAGTATCGTTACGAGCTTCAGAAGAAGGAAAAAGAAGCCCGTAAAAATCAAAAAATCGTGGATATCAAGGAAATCCGCTTGAGCGCAACGATTGATGAGCATGATTTTCAAACCAAGCTTCGCAACGCGGTGAAGTTCTTGGGCGACGGAGACAAGGTGAAAGCAAGCGTACGCTTTCGCGGCCGTGAAATCGCCCATGCCGAAATCGGCCGCAAGGTGCTTGAGCGCCTGGCAGCGGAAACGGCGGAAATTTCTTCACAGGAGCGTGCTCCTAAGCTTGAAGGAAGAAGCATGATCATGATTTTAACGCCGAAAGCAACGACCTAG
- a CDS encoding TIGR01212 family radical SAM protein (This family includes YhcC from E. coli K-12, an uncharacterized radical SAM protein.), producing MRETFGEKVFKVMLDAGFTCPNRDGKIATGGCTFCSARGSGDFAGSRRDDLVTQFAKIRDLQHQKWPEAKYIGYFQAYTNTYAPVEELREYYEVILQQPGVVGLSIATRPDCLPDNVIEYLAELNQRTYLWVEMGLQTVHEETSTLINRAHDTQCYLDAVAKLRKHNIRTCAHIIYGLPGETHEMMLETGRAVSQMDVQGIKIHLLHLMRKTPMVKQYEAGLLRFLEKDEYVKLIVDTLEILPPEMIVHRLTGDAPRDLLIGPMWSLKKWEVLNAFDAELKARDTWQGKKWKASEGV from the coding sequence ATGCGGGAAACCTTCGGTGAGAAGGTCTTCAAGGTTATGCTTGATGCAGGCTTTACTTGTCCGAACCGCGACGGCAAGATCGCTACGGGAGGCTGTACGTTCTGCAGCGCCAGAGGCTCCGGTGATTTTGCGGGGAGCCGCCGCGACGATTTAGTCACCCAGTTTGCTAAGATCAGAGATCTCCAGCATCAAAAATGGCCGGAAGCCAAATATATCGGTTATTTCCAAGCCTATACCAACACCTATGCTCCCGTAGAAGAGCTACGAGAATATTATGAGGTGATTTTGCAGCAGCCGGGGGTTGTCGGTTTATCGATTGCAACCAGACCGGACTGTCTGCCTGACAATGTTATTGAGTATTTGGCCGAGCTGAATCAGCGTACGTATCTTTGGGTAGAGATGGGACTTCAAACGGTTCATGAAGAGACATCCACACTGATCAATCGCGCTCACGATACACAATGTTATCTGGATGCCGTGGCCAAGCTACGCAAGCACAATATTCGGACATGTGCGCACATTATTTACGGGCTTCCGGGTGAAACGCACGAGATGATGCTTGAAACCGGACGGGCTGTTTCCCAAATGGATGTTCAAGGGATTAAAATTCATTTGTTGCATCTTATGCGGAAAACGCCGATGGTCAAGCAGTACGAAGCAGGTCTTCTGCGTTTCCTGGAAAAAGACGAATACGTCAAACTCATCGTCGATACACTTGAAATCCTGCCGCCTGAAATGATCGTGCATCGTCTCACCGGTGATGCGCCGCGGGATCTCTTAATCGGGCCGATGTGGAGCCTGAAAAAATGGGAGGTTCTGAACGCCTTCGATGCAGAGCTCAAAGCAAGAGATACGTGGCAGGGGAAGAAGTGGAAGGCTTCGGAAGGAGTTTAG
- a CDS encoding WGxxGxxG-CTERM domain-containing protein, producing MKKLHTVTLAVALTAALSFGAGSAYANTTTSTGSITSGYTGTTGTSTNMSTAGTGTSTSSSGMNNMNANNTGMYNSLSTNGKYGTSAASGTGTTASTYYTGSNYDATTGTGYSSMSTGTGTTSGTGYNTTSTGSTATPGTYNNYSTTGTGTTLGNQIKSYSNNMMDRMSTTGTGIKNAGNHIGNYDTSSYRAYGTSTTDNHMDWGWLGLVGLLGLAGLRGGNRDRDRTHS from the coding sequence ATGAAGAAGCTTCATACCGTTACGTTAGCTGTTGCTTTGACTGCTGCTCTAAGCTTTGGTGCTGGAAGTGCATATGCGAACACGACAACTTCCACAGGCTCGATAACTAGCGGGTACACCGGAACTACTGGCACTTCGACAAACATGAGCACAGCAGGCACTGGCACAAGTACAAGCAGCAGCGGTATGAACAACATGAACGCCAATAATACAGGTATGTATAACAGCCTGAGCACGAATGGCAAGTATGGAACAAGCGCTGCCTCTGGGACAGGAACTACAGCATCGACTTACTATACCGGCAGTAATTATGACGCCACAACTGGAACTGGGTACAGCTCCATGTCTACCGGTACTGGTACTACGAGTGGGACCGGCTATAACACAACGAGCACTGGTTCAACAGCCACTCCGGGTACCTACAACAATTATTCCACTACAGGCACCGGCACTACGCTCGGCAACCAAATCAAGAGCTACAGCAACAATATGATGGACCGCATGAGCACAACAGGAACAGGCATTAAAAACGCAGGCAATCATATTGGAAACTACGATACTTCTTCCTACCGGGCATATGGCACTTCTACGACCGATAACCACATGGATTGGGGTTGGTTAGGTCTTGTAGGTCTATTAGGTCTGGCGGGACTAAGAGGCGGCAACCGCGACCGCGACAGAACGCATTCCTAA
- a CDS encoding MGDG synthase family glycosyltransferase → MSLQDSNEPTRILILSEAFGAGHTQAAHAISSGLQQLCSRVQTQVLELGLHLHPTLAPFIIEAYKKTITAQPHLYGKLYRFHYKKSLNPFSQLALHRICYAQTAATISQLRPHAIVCTHPFPSIVVSRLKKHGLDIPLFTVITDYDAHGAWIGSQVNQYLVSTKDVKFRLLQRGVSPQKIKITGIPLHPSFRQTHDKFEIRQQFQLRDLPTILIMGGGWGLHGSERFRDYVAAWSDRIQFLFCMGNNKKGYAEMADDAVYRHPNVRLLGFCQEIGKLMEVSDLLITKPGGMTCSEGAAKAIPMLFDSPIPGQEEENLQYFTAHGFGEPILSPATIENWLYMLAFRYEEVRIRRESISKKSMPFTTADCVTTIWSLCEKSRT, encoded by the coding sequence ATGAGCTTGCAGGATTCCAATGAACCAACCAGAATTCTGATCTTGTCTGAGGCCTTCGGAGCAGGGCACACACAAGCTGCACACGCCATTTCTTCAGGACTCCAGCAGCTTTGCTCCCGTGTTCAGACGCAAGTGCTGGAGCTTGGGCTTCACCTTCATCCGACACTTGCTCCGTTCATTATTGAGGCTTACAAGAAGACCATAACGGCGCAGCCTCATTTATACGGAAAGCTCTACCGTTTCCACTATAAGAAATCGCTGAATCCCTTCTCCCAACTCGCCCTCCATCGAATTTGCTACGCGCAGACGGCGGCTACCATTAGCCAGCTTAGACCGCACGCTATCGTCTGCACGCATCCTTTTCCAAGTATCGTAGTTTCAAGACTGAAAAAGCATGGACTCGACATTCCGCTATTTACGGTCATTACCGATTATGACGCACACGGGGCATGGATCGGCAGTCAAGTCAATCAATACCTTGTCTCGACAAAAGATGTCAAATTTAGACTGCTTCAACGAGGAGTCTCTCCTCAAAAAATAAAAATTACCGGGATTCCCTTGCATCCCAGCTTTCGTCAAACTCATGATAAATTCGAAATTCGACAGCAATTTCAGCTAAGAGATCTGCCTACCATTCTCATTATGGGCGGAGGCTGGGGGCTTCATGGCAGTGAACGGTTTCGGGACTATGTTGCTGCATGGAGTGACAGAATTCAATTTCTGTTTTGTATGGGAAATAATAAGAAGGGCTATGCCGAAATGGCTGATGATGCTGTCTATCGGCATCCGAATGTACGGCTGCTGGGGTTCTGCCAAGAAATCGGCAAGCTGATGGAGGTTTCCGACCTATTAATTACGAAGCCAGGAGGAATGACCTGCTCCGAAGGCGCCGCCAAGGCTATACCCATGCTGTTCGACTCCCCCATACCCGGTCAAGAGGAGGAGAACCTTCAGTATTTTACGGCTCATGGCTTTGGGGAACCGATTCTTTCACCGGCTACCATAGAGAATTGGCTGTATATGCTTGCCTTTCGGTATGAGGAGGTCCGTATTAGGCGTGAAAGCATCAGCAAAAAATCGATGCCCTTCACAACAGCGGATTGTGTTACCACAATATGGAGTCTATGCGAAAAAAGCCGCACATAA
- a CDS encoding tRNA (mnm(5)s(2)U34)-methyltransferase, whose translation MGFVSVLSFAHQLISQRAQAGDIVIDATMGNGVDTLYLAKLVGKRGHVYGFDIQPEALSNTEMRLRSDSQDEAAVEHVQLHLMSHAQMEHVIAERHFEKVAAVTFNLGYLPGADPGTITRQESTIPALESALRLLRKGGIVTIVLYSGHDGGQQETDAVESWASQLPLASYQVLRYQIANQSKQAPYLLAVEKR comes from the coding sequence ATGGGTTTTGTATCTGTGTTAAGCTTTGCCCACCAGCTGATCAGCCAGCGGGCGCAAGCCGGCGACATCGTCATTGATGCTACCATGGGCAATGGGGTTGACACGCTGTATCTGGCTAAGCTCGTAGGCAAGCGAGGGCATGTGTACGGCTTCGATATTCAGCCTGAGGCGCTTAGCAATACGGAAATGCGCCTGAGGAGCGATTCACAGGACGAAGCGGCTGTGGAACATGTACAACTCCATCTAATGAGTCACGCACAGATGGAGCATGTGATCGCTGAGCGGCACTTCGAGAAAGTGGCCGCGGTGACGTTCAACCTCGGCTACTTGCCGGGAGCCGATCCCGGCACTATCACCAGGCAGGAATCTACCATTCCTGCACTGGAATCCGCGCTTCGCCTGCTGCGCAAAGGCGGCATTGTCACGATCGTACTGTACAGCGGGCACGATGGAGGCCAGCAGGAGACGGACGCCGTCGAAAGCTGGGCCTCGCAGCTGCCGCTGGCATCCTATCAGGTGCTGCGCTACCAAATCGCCAACCAAAGCAAGCAGGCGCCGTATTTGCTAGCTGTAGAGAAAAGATAA
- the rplT gene encoding 50S ribosomal protein L20, producing MARVKGGFIRAHRRKKILKLAKGYFGSKHRLFKTAKEQVMKSLLYAYRDRRTTKRNFRRLWITRINAGARQNGLSYSKLMHGLKLAGIDINRKILADLAVNDSKAFNDLATAAKAKVNA from the coding sequence ATGGCAAGAGTCAAGGGCGGATTTATTCGCGCTCATCGTCGTAAGAAAATTTTGAAACTGGCAAAAGGTTATTTCGGTTCCAAACATAGATTATTTAAAACAGCAAAAGAGCAAGTAATGAAATCTTTGCTGTATGCATACCGTGACCGCCGCACAACAAAGCGTAACTTCCGCAGACTGTGGATTACTCGTATCAATGCCGGCGCACGTCAAAACGGCTTGAGCTACAGCAAATTGATGCACGGCTTGAAATTGGCTGGTATCGACATCAACCGTAAAATCTTGGCTGACCTGGCTGTGAACGACTCCAAAGCGTTCAACGATTTGGCAACAGCAGCTAAAGCAAAAGTTAACGCATAA
- a CDS encoding glycosyltransferase family 4 protein, translating to MRVALFTDTYLPEINGVARTLGRWVNYLESNGAECRIYAPTSLETADPEPYSVERFLSIPFLLYPECRLAIPNPLHLRKSLQEFKPTIIHAATPFNLGLLGMRYAHKNGIPFVASYHTHFDQYVSCYKIPWLEPALWKYMLWFHQTCRRIYVPSQSTLEHLSIKGLKHLEVWGRGVDTAIFSPSVNRAEVLASYGVDPAQFVYLFVGRLAPEKSVEVALEAFEGLREEIRSSCSIIIAGDGPSSDSLFEQYGGIRNVVFTGFVQGKKLSDLYAAADAFVFPSSTETFGNVVLEAMASGTPVIGADAGGVADNIIHGSTGLLCEPGNLTSFVDAMEELFVSSEKRQLLSQEALEYAKRQSWEYILKELYKSYVEVVDASTPTLHHDDRIRMIP from the coding sequence ATGAGAGTTGCCTTGTTTACGGATACATACTTGCCGGAAATCAACGGAGTCGCAAGAACACTGGGACGATGGGTGAATTATTTGGAATCAAATGGAGCAGAATGCCGTATTTATGCGCCTACCAGCTTGGAGACGGCGGATCCGGAGCCGTACAGTGTAGAAAGATTTCTCAGTATTCCCTTTTTATTGTATCCAGAATGCAGGCTGGCCATCCCTAACCCTCTTCATCTCCGCAAGTCGCTGCAAGAATTCAAGCCGACCATTATCCATGCCGCTACTCCGTTTAATCTTGGACTTCTCGGAATGCGTTACGCCCACAAGAACGGAATTCCTTTCGTTGCCTCTTACCATACTCATTTTGATCAATATGTCAGCTGCTATAAAATTCCTTGGCTGGAGCCGGCCTTATGGAAATATATGCTCTGGTTTCATCAAACCTGCCGACGTATCTATGTGCCTTCCCAATCCACCCTGGAGCATCTCTCCATCAAAGGTCTCAAGCATCTGGAAGTATGGGGACGAGGCGTTGATACAGCTATCTTTTCACCGTCGGTTAATCGGGCAGAGGTGCTAGCCTCTTATGGAGTTGATCCAGCCCAGTTCGTTTATTTGTTTGTAGGAAGGCTTGCTCCCGAGAAGAGCGTAGAGGTTGCGCTAGAGGCCTTCGAGGGTCTTCGGGAAGAGATCCGCTCCAGCTGCAGCATCATTATCGCCGGCGACGGACCTTCCTCAGACAGTCTTTTCGAACAATATGGGGGGATTCGAAACGTGGTGTTCACAGGTTTTGTTCAAGGCAAGAAGCTGTCTGACTTGTATGCGGCTGCCGATGCATTTGTGTTTCCATCTTCCACGGAGACATTCGGTAATGTGGTGCTGGAAGCAATGGCATCGGGGACGCCTGTAATCGGGGCAGATGCAGGAGGTGTGGCAGACAATATCATCCATGGGTCGACAGGGCTTCTCTGTGAGCCGGGGAATCTGACGTCGTTTGTCGATGCGATGGAGGAATTATTTGTCTCGTCCGAAAAAAGGCAATTATTGTCGCAGGAAGCTTTAGAGTATGCCAAACGCCAGTCATGGGAATACATCTTGAAAGAACTGTATAAAAGTTACGTAGAGGTGGTGGATGCAAGCACACCTACTCTTCACCACGACGACCGAATTCGAATGATTCCCTGA
- the rpmI gene encoding 50S ribosomal protein L35: MPKMKTHSSLKDRFKITGTGKVKRYKSGKNHLLSHKSARTKRVLSTNPVMAPGDVRRLKQQLANI; this comes from the coding sequence ATGCCAAAAATGAAAACTCACAGCAGCTTGAAGGATCGTTTCAAAATTACCGGCACAGGTAAAGTGAAAAGATACAAATCCGGCAAAAACCATTTGCTGTCCCATAAGTCTGCTCGTACAAAGCGTGTACTTTCTACAAATCCGGTTATGGCTCCTGGAGACGTTCGTCGTCTAAAGCAGCAGCTTGCAAACATCTAA
- a CDS encoding Ger(x)C family spore germination protein has translation MPGCWDRTELNEIGIASATAVDWQDDHWIVSYQLVIPQSISNQNAGGGSVQQAPVMVFSTNGTSIQEADQKSSLEMPRSLFFAHNRIIVIGEEAARHGISEVVESYLRNADSRETVSVFVTKQRGRSILEQIVPLEKIPGAALKNMQKNQDKQGSDLKQVMMYQLAMGITSDSGYTTIPEVILSGSGEAPTSVEILKNTYVESKLKMNRLGVFKKDKLIGWLSSHESYGINWITNRIKHTIMYFGCTRGSNNFKAAARIYKAKTHLNLVQQNGLWVAKVDVQADAQLIENNCGIDASKPEGLAQMEALMSFELSDLMQNSLDAAKGLNADVLGFGEYIHKKDPKTWGQLKDNWQEAFMQIKLEPSVHIHLKRLGMSNKPFADLISPSHD, from the coding sequence TTGCCCGGCTGTTGGGACCGCACCGAGCTCAATGAAATCGGTATTGCTTCGGCTACTGCTGTTGATTGGCAGGATGATCATTGGATTGTCTCATATCAGCTAGTGATCCCTCAATCGATCTCGAACCAAAATGCCGGGGGCGGCAGTGTCCAACAAGCACCCGTCATGGTATTTTCCACGAACGGAACCTCTATCCAAGAGGCTGATCAGAAATCCAGCTTGGAAATGCCCCGTTCTCTATTCTTCGCTCACAATCGAATTATCGTCATCGGTGAAGAGGCAGCGCGGCATGGAATCTCCGAGGTGGTTGAAAGCTATCTCCGAAACGCAGATTCACGTGAAACCGTTAGTGTATTCGTCACCAAGCAAAGAGGCCGCAGTATTCTCGAACAAATCGTGCCCTTAGAGAAAATTCCAGGAGCAGCCTTAAAAAATATGCAAAAAAATCAAGATAAACAGGGCTCTGATTTAAAACAGGTCATGATGTATCAGTTAGCCATGGGTATCACCAGCGACTCGGGCTATACCACGATACCGGAGGTCATCTTATCGGGAAGCGGTGAAGCCCCTACATCGGTAGAAATACTTAAAAACACTTACGTGGAAAGCAAATTAAAAATGAACAGACTCGGCGTTTTTAAAAAGGATAAGCTGATCGGATGGTTGTCCTCACACGAGAGCTATGGCATCAATTGGATTACGAATCGAATCAAACACACGATCATGTACTTCGGATGTACGAGAGGGAGTAATAACTTTAAAGCTGCCGCCCGCATTTACAAAGCCAAAACTCACTTAAATCTCGTCCAACAAAACGGCTTATGGGTTGCTAAAGTGGATGTGCAAGCCGATGCGCAGCTTATAGAAAATAATTGCGGTATTGATGCCTCTAAACCGGAGGGGTTAGCTCAGATGGAAGCATTAATGTCCTTTGAGCTCTCCGACCTCATGCAAAATTCACTGGATGCAGCAAAAGGCTTGAACGCTGACGTACTCGGGTTCGGAGAGTACATACACAAGAAAGATCCCAAAACATGGGGGCAGCTTAAAGACAACTGGCAGGAGGCTTTCATGCAAATTAAACTTGAGCCTTCCGTCCACATCCATTTAAAACGTTTAGGAATGAGTAACAAACCTTTTGCTGATTTAATCAGCCCATCTCATGACTAG
- a CDS encoding phosphatase PAP2 family protein, which translates to MSRVVHWLQHHETRMFCFVNQRIQHSVLDRLFAMITHLGGATATICLSLCFGLLAEDTLRTAGLQALIALAASHIPVAIIKKKYPRLRPYLVVPQTNISKNPLRDHSFPSGHTTAIFALAIPFTVAFPLLGFLFIPIALLVGMSRIYLGLHYPSDCLAGCCIGMTASLLCVTLWG; encoded by the coding sequence ATGAGCAGAGTCGTCCATTGGCTTCAGCATCATGAAACGCGCATGTTTTGCTTCGTTAACCAGCGAATCCAGCATTCCGTCCTGGACCGCTTGTTTGCCATGATTACACATCTGGGAGGCGCAACAGCGACCATATGCCTTTCTTTGTGCTTCGGGCTGCTCGCGGAAGATACACTCCGCACAGCAGGGCTTCAAGCCTTAATCGCGCTCGCCGCCAGTCATATCCCCGTTGCGATTATTAAAAAGAAATATCCGCGGCTACGGCCCTATTTGGTCGTACCGCAAACCAATATCAGCAAGAATCCGCTTCGTGACCATTCTTTTCCATCGGGACATACAACGGCGATCTTCGCGCTCGCCATTCCCTTTACAGTGGCGTTCCCGCTGCTAGGCTTCCTGTTCATTCCGATTGCGCTTCTCGTAGGTATGTCCCGCATCTACCTGGGACTGCACTATCCTTCGGATTGTCTGGCAGGCTGCTGCATCGGCATGACAGCTTCCCTATTATGCGTAACACTATGGGGGTAA
- a CDS encoding GerAB/ArcD/ProY family transporter, which yields MGMISKHQLAMAIVLFQIGSTPLFALGSEAKQDSWIAMIVASLAGLLLLYLFLYIQNRASVLPFMDLLRYAFGRIAGTVCGALFVLYFAYESMRNVRDFGEITAVTLLNDTPQLVIMLIIVLLASYALAMGIETICRVIEILTPIAVCSYTALLILILSSKLINVSRVQPILEHGMTPVLKTAFPDLVSFPFGQMMIFLLLWPLISDKTGLARISVISYLSVAAFLIVMNMVNLTVLGPTLVGASTLPFLQTVQLIQVGDILERLDVFVTLLLFLGLFIKMTLFYWAAVYGLMQLIGSKRRIHIFYVGSIIFLASFLEPNYTYHVWLGLNVSVKIFPLFQVVLPCLLLIALLLRRPLPPAASAASPEPD from the coding sequence ATGGGTATGATCAGCAAGCATCAACTGGCCATGGCCATTGTACTCTTTCAGATAGGCAGCACGCCTTTGTTTGCTCTGGGCAGCGAAGCTAAGCAAGATTCATGGATTGCGATGATCGTTGCCTCTCTGGCTGGACTTTTGCTGCTTTATCTGTTCCTGTATATCCAGAACCGCGCCTCTGTGCTTCCCTTCATGGATTTGCTGCGCTATGCTTTTGGACGGATAGCAGGTACGGTCTGCGGAGCTTTATTCGTTCTATATTTTGCCTATGAATCCATGAGAAATGTTCGTGATTTTGGCGAGATTACAGCGGTGACGCTGCTTAATGACACTCCACAGCTGGTGATTATGCTGATTATTGTTTTGTTAGCCTCCTACGCACTGGCTATGGGGATCGAAACCATCTGCAGAGTCATTGAGATTCTGACACCTATCGCTGTGTGCAGTTATACGGCGCTGCTTATCTTAATCCTTAGCTCCAAGCTGATCAACGTCAGCCGTGTTCAGCCCATTCTTGAACATGGTATGACTCCGGTGCTAAAGACCGCGTTTCCTGATCTCGTGTCCTTCCCGTTCGGACAAATGATGATTTTTTTGCTGCTTTGGCCTCTAATTTCGGATAAAACAGGACTGGCACGCATCAGTGTCATCTCTTACCTTTCTGTTGCTGCGTTTCTCATTGTCATGAATATGGTCAATCTCACGGTACTAGGACCCACCTTAGTAGGCGCCAGCACCTTACCGTTCTTGCAAACCGTACAATTGATTCAAGTCGGTGACATCCTCGAACGTCTGGACGTATTTGTTACGCTGCTGTTATTTCTAGGCCTCTTTATTAAAATGACACTCTTCTATTGGGCGGCCGTCTACGGTCTTATGCAGTTAATCGGATCAAAGCGGCGGATTCATATTTTCTATGTGGGATCCATCATCTTTCTTGCATCCTTTCTGGAGCCCAATTACACCTACCATGTATGGCTCGGCTTGAATGTCAGCGTTAAAATATTTCCGCTCTTCCAGGTTGTTCTCCCCTGTCTTCTGCTGATCGCACTCTTGCTGCGCCGGCCTCTACCACCTGCTGCTTCCGCGGCTTCTCCAGAACCCGACTAA